One stretch of Falco naumanni isolate bFalNau1 chromosome 7, bFalNau1.pat, whole genome shotgun sequence DNA includes these proteins:
- the SLC35F4 gene encoding solute carrier family 35 member F4 isoform X1: protein MTRQLSPLSVAEDSAAPILELQNRSPSGICRHSRVERQSRSGEEGTQMHTESSSQEAEGQTRCQSCTSTFLKLIWRFLIILSVSSSWVGTTQFVKITYETFDCPFFMTWFSTNWNIMAFPIYYSGHLATAQEKQSPIKKFRECSRIFGEDGLTLKLFLKRTAPFSILWTLTNYLYLLALKKLTATDVSALFCCNKAFVFLLSWIVLKDRFMGARIVAAIMAITGIVMMAYADGFQGDSIIGVAYAVGSASTSALYKVLFKMFLGSANFGEAAHFVSTLGFFNLIFISVTPIILYFTKVEYWSPFSAVPWGYLCGVAGLWLAFNILVNVGVVLTYPILISIGTVLSVPGNAGTSTVVVGGKISTQACRQQEQCIV, encoded by the exons ATGACTAGGCAGCTCTCCCCTCTATCTGTTGCTGAAGATTCTGCTGCTCCCATTCTTGAGCTGCAGAATCGAAGTCCTTCGGGAATCTGTCGGCACAGCAGAGTCGAGAGGCAGAGCAGATCAG gagaagAAGGAACACAAATGcacacagagagcagcagccaaGAAGCTGAAGGACAGACACGATGCCAGTCTTGCACATCCACATTTCTCAAGCTTATCTGGAGATTTCTGATCATTTTGTCCGTCTCTTCCTCCTGGGTTGGGACCACGCAGTTTGTCAAAATCACGTATGAGACCTTTGACTGTCCTTTTTTCATGACTTGGTTCTCAACAAACTGGAACATTATGGCTTTTCCCATTTATTATTCTGGGCACCTTGCAACTGCGCAGGAAAAGCAGTCTCCAATCAAAAAATTCAG GGAATGCAGTCGGATTTTTGGTGAAGATGGTCTGACGCTGAAACTCTTTCTTAAAAGGACTGCTCCCTTTTCTATTCTGTGGACTTTAACTAACTACCTGTATTTACTGGCTTTAAAGAAGCTGACAGCCACAGACGTCTCTGCCCTATTCTGTTGTAACAAAGCTTTTGTCTTCTTGCTTTCTTGGATTGTGCTGAAAGACAGGTTCATGGGAGCAAGG ATAGTTGCAGCAATAATGGCAATCACAGGAATTGTAATGATGGCATATGCAGATGGTTTCCAGGGTGATTCAATTATCGGGGTAGCATATGCTGTTGGATCAGCCTCTACATCTGCATTGTATAAG GTTTTGTTCAAAATGTTTCTTGGAAGTGCAAATTTTGGGGAAGCAGCTCATTTTGTTTCTACCTTGGgctttttcaatttaattttcatctctGTTACCCCTATCatactgtattttacaaaagTGGAGTACTGGTCCCCCTTCTCTGCCGTGCCATGGGGTTACCTGTGTGGAGTAGCCGGCCTCTGGTTAG CCTTCAATATTCTGGTTAACGTTGGCGTTGTGCTTACATACCCCATTCTGATCTCCATCGGCACAGTGCTCAGCGTCCCTGGAAATGCAGGTACAAGTACCGTGGTCGTTGGTGGGAAAATAAGCACACAGGCATGCAGACAGCAGGAGCAGTGTATAGTCTGA
- the SLC35F4 gene encoding solute carrier family 35 member F4 isoform X3, producing MAITGIVMMAYADGFQGDSIIGVAYAVGSASTSALYKVLFKMFLGSANFGEAAHFVSTLGFFNLIFISVTPIILYFTKVEYWSPFSAVPWGYLCGVAGLWLAFNILVNVGVVLTYPILISIGTVLSVPGNAAVDLLKHKMIFSVVRLGATIIICIGFLLMLLPEEWDEITLRFINSLKEKKSEDHADDITDSSIHTRSRSRANGTVSIPLA from the exons ATGGCAATCACAGGAATTGTAATGATGGCATATGCAGATGGTTTCCAGGGTGATTCAATTATCGGGGTAGCATATGCTGTTGGATCAGCCTCTACATCTGCATTGTATAAG GTTTTGTTCAAAATGTTTCTTGGAAGTGCAAATTTTGGGGAAGCAGCTCATTTTGTTTCTACCTTGGgctttttcaatttaattttcatctctGTTACCCCTATCatactgtattttacaaaagTGGAGTACTGGTCCCCCTTCTCTGCCGTGCCATGGGGTTACCTGTGTGGAGTAGCCGGCCTCTGGTTAG CCTTCAATATTCTGGTTAACGTTGGCGTTGTGCTTACATACCCCATTCTGATCTCCATCGGCACAGTGCTCAGCGTCCCTGGAAATGCAG CTGTGGATCTGTTGAAGCACAAAATGATCTTCAGCGTAGTGAGATTGGGAGCCACCATCATCATTTGCATTGGGTTTCTGCTCATGCTGCTCCCTGAGGAATGGGATGAAATAACCCTGAGGTTCATCAACAgcttgaaagagaagaaaagtgagGATCATGCCGACGACATCACAGACTCCAGCATACACACGAGAAGCAGAAGTAGAGCTAATGGGACAGTGTCTATACCACTAGCTTAG
- the SLC35F4 gene encoding solute carrier family 35 member F4 isoform X2, whose amino-acid sequence MGARIVAAIMAITGIVMMAYADGFQGDSIIGVAYAVGSASTSALYKVLFKMFLGSANFGEAAHFVSTLGFFNLIFISVTPIILYFTKVEYWSPFSAVPWGYLCGVAGLWLAFNILVNVGVVLTYPILISIGTVLSVPGNAAVDLLKHKMIFSVVRLGATIIICIGFLLMLLPEEWDEITLRFINSLKEKKSEDHADDITDSSIHTRSRSRANGTVSIPLA is encoded by the exons ATGGGAGCAAGG ATAGTTGCAGCAATAATGGCAATCACAGGAATTGTAATGATGGCATATGCAGATGGTTTCCAGGGTGATTCAATTATCGGGGTAGCATATGCTGTTGGATCAGCCTCTACATCTGCATTGTATAAG GTTTTGTTCAAAATGTTTCTTGGAAGTGCAAATTTTGGGGAAGCAGCTCATTTTGTTTCTACCTTGGgctttttcaatttaattttcatctctGTTACCCCTATCatactgtattttacaaaagTGGAGTACTGGTCCCCCTTCTCTGCCGTGCCATGGGGTTACCTGTGTGGAGTAGCCGGCCTCTGGTTAG CCTTCAATATTCTGGTTAACGTTGGCGTTGTGCTTACATACCCCATTCTGATCTCCATCGGCACAGTGCTCAGCGTCCCTGGAAATGCAG CTGTGGATCTGTTGAAGCACAAAATGATCTTCAGCGTAGTGAGATTGGGAGCCACCATCATCATTTGCATTGGGTTTCTGCTCATGCTGCTCCCTGAGGAATGGGATGAAATAACCCTGAGGTTCATCAACAgcttgaaagagaagaaaagtgagGATCATGCCGACGACATCACAGACTCCAGCATACACACGAGAAGCAGAAGTAGAGCTAATGGGACAGTGTCTATACCACTAGCTTAG